Proteins encoded in a region of the Pristis pectinata isolate sPriPec2 chromosome 16, sPriPec2.1.pri, whole genome shotgun sequence genome:
- the pck1 gene encoding phosphoenolpyruvate carboxykinase, cytosolic [GTP] — protein sequence MAPQLQSQPLLTLKVVNGDLSKLSPAVRDFVEESAKLCQPASIHICDGSEEENRQLLSLMEEQGMIKRLHKYQNCWLARTDPKDVARVESKTVIVTPEQRDTIPIAKNGVSQLGRWLSEKEFEKAFNARFPECMKGRTMYLILFSMGPVGSPLSKIGVQLTDSPYVVVSMRIMTRMGSAVLEALGSGQFVKCLHSVGCPLPLKKPLVNNWACNPELTLVAHIPQRKEIISFGSGYGGNSLLGKKCFALRIASRIARNEGWLAEHMLILGVTNPKGQKKYIAAAFPSACGKTNMAMMNPTLPGWRVECVGDDIAWMKFDEQGILRAINPENGFFGVAPGTSMKTNPNAMKTVHKNTIFTNVAETSDGGVYWEGIDETLPPNVTVTSWKNKRWTLQDGEPCSHPNSRFCAPARQCPIIDPNWESPEGVPIEAIIFGGRRPKGVPLVYEAFNWQHGVFIGAAMRSEATAAAEHKGKVIMHDPFAMRPFFGYNFGKYLSHWLSMEHRPCSRLPKIFHVNWFRKDKQNNYLWPGFGENSRVLEWVFRRTEGEDCAKVSPLGFIPADGSLNLKGLSNVNTDELFSVEREFWEGEIKEIRKYFEEQVNNDLPSDVANQLLQLEQRINRL from the exons ATGGCTCCCCAGCTCCAGTCTCAGCCCCTGCTCACTCTGAAGGTGGTCAATGGGGACCTGAGCAAGTTGAGTCCTGCGGTGAGAGACTTTGTGGAAGAAAGTGCAAAGCTGTGTCAGCCAGCCAGCATCCACATCTGTGATGGAAGCGAGGAAGAGAACAGGCAGCTTCTTTCCCTGATGGAGGAGCAGGGAATGATCAAACGCCTGCACAAGTACCAGAACTG CTGGCTGGCTCGCACGGACCCCAAGGATGTTGCTCGTGTGGAGAGTAAAACGGTGATTGTGACCCCTGAGCAGAGGGATACCATTCCCATAGCAAAGAACGGAGTGAGCCAGCTTGGGCGATGGCTGTCAGAGAAGGAGTTTGAAAAGGCCTTCAATGCACGATTCCCAGAGTGTATGAAAG GGCGTACGATGTACCTTATCCTGTTCAGCATGGGGCCTGTGGGGTCGCCTCTGTCCAAGATTGGTGTCCAGCTCACAGACTCGCCGTACGTTGTGGTCAGCATGAGGATCATGACTCGCATGGGATCGGCTGTGCTGGAGGCCCTGGGCAGTGGCCAGTTTGTGAAGTGTCTCCACTCAGTGGGGTGTCCTCTGCCACTGAAGA AGCCGCTGGTCAATAACTGGGCCTGCAACCCCGAGCTGACCCTGGTCGCCCACATTCCTCAGCGCAAGGAGATCATTTCATTTGGGAGTGGCTACGGTGGGAACTCCCTGCTGGGGAAGAAGTGTTTTGCCCTGCGCATCGCCTCGAGGATCGCCAGGAATGAGGGCTGGCTGGCTGAGCACATGCTG atcctgggAGTAACCAACCCCAAAGGCCAGAAGAAGTACATTGCTGCAGCTTTCCCCAGCGCCTGTGGCAAAACAAACATGGCCATGATGAACCCGACACTGCCTGGCTGGAGAGTGGAGTGTGTGGGAGATGACATCGCCTGGATGAAATTTGATGAGCAAG GAATCCTGAGGGCAATCAACCCAGAAAATGGCTTTTTCGGTGTCGCCCCTGGGACGTCGATGAAGACAAACCCAAACGCCATGAAGACCGTTCACAAGAACACCATCTTCACCAATGTGGCAGAGACCAGTGACGGTGGTGTTTACTGGGAAGGAATTGACGAAACCCTGCCCCCCAACGTCACTGTGACGTCATGGAAGAACAAAAGGTGGACGCTGCAAGATGGAGAACCTTGTTCACATCCCAACTCCAGGTTCTGTGCTCCTGCCAGGCAGTGTCCGATCATAGATCCAAACTGGGAGTCTCCCGAAGGCGTTCCCATTGAAGCAATTATCTTTGGAGGGCGAAGGCCGAAAG GGGTCCCTCTGGTGTACGAAGCATTCAACTGGCAGCACGGAGTTTTCATCGGAGCAGCCATGAGGTCAGAGGCTACAGCTGCAGCTGAACACAAAG GTAAGGTCATCATGCACGACCCCTTTGCCATGAGGCCTTTCTTCGGGTACAACTTTGGCAAGTACTTGTCCCACTGGCTCAGCATGGAGCACAGGCCCTGCTCAAGACTTCCCAAGATCTTCCATGTCAACTGGTTCCGCAAGGACAAGCAGAACAACTACCTGTGGCCGGGCTTCGGCGAGAACTCGCGAGTCCTGGAGTGGGTGTTTCGGAGGACCGAGGGGGAGGACTGCGCCAAGGTCTCTCCTTTGGGTTTCATCCCCGCAGATGGATCCCTGAACCTCAAGGGCCTGAGCAACGTGAACACAGACGAGCTGTTCAGTGTCGAGAGGGAGTTCTGGGAAGGGGAAATAAAAGAgatcagaaaatattttgaagagcAAGTCAACAACGACCTTCCCAGTGATGTAGCCAATCAGCTGCTGCAGTTAGAGCAGAGAATAAATCGCTTGTAA